The following proteins are encoded in a genomic region of Nocardioides renjunii:
- a CDS encoding PPOX class F420-dependent oxidoreductase — protein sequence MPRTVATTTRVDLEGLLDFVRPRHRFVLITRRADGTSQASPVTGGVDGAGRLVVSTYPERAKTRNVRRDRAVSVLVLSDDWDGPWVQVNGEAEVLDVPEAVEGLVEYFRTISGEHPDWEEYRQAMLDQGKSLIRVTPTDWGPVATGGFPARLA from the coding sequence ATGCCCCGCACCGTGGCCACCACCACCCGCGTCGACCTGGAGGGACTCCTCGACTTCGTCCGACCCCGGCACCGTTTCGTGCTCATCACCCGGCGCGCCGACGGCACCAGCCAGGCCTCGCCGGTGACGGGCGGCGTCGACGGCGCCGGACGCCTGGTCGTGTCGACCTACCCGGAGCGGGCGAAGACCCGCAACGTGCGCCGCGACCGCGCCGTCAGCGTCCTCGTCCTCTCGGACGACTGGGACGGGCCGTGGGTGCAGGTCAACGGCGAGGCGGAGGTGCTCGACGTGCCCGAGGCCGTCGAAGGGCTGGTCGAGTACTTCCGCACCATCTCCGGCGAGCACCCCGACTGGGAGGAGTACCGCCAGGCGATGCTCGACCAGGGCAAGTCGCTGATCCGCGTGACGCCCACCGACTGGGGTCCCGTCGCCACCGGCGGGTTCCCGGCGCGGCTCGCCTGA
- the eda gene encoding bifunctional 4-hydroxy-2-oxoglutarate aldolase/2-dehydro-3-deoxy-phosphogluconate aldolase, which translates to MPSTPESPTLGSLLDVVPVMPVVVVEDVAHAVPLARALVAGGLPAIELTLRTPVALDAIRAIAAEVPDILVGAGTVLAPAHAEAARDAGATFLVSPGATPTLLAAMAGTGLPFLPGTATVSEVMAVLEAGHTEMKFFPAEAAGGAPWLKSIASPVPDARFCPTGGITAASAASYLALPNVGCVGGSWLTPADVVRRGDWAEVERLAREAAGLRAGAAAA; encoded by the coding sequence TTGCCCAGCACGCCTGAGTCCCCGACCCTGGGGTCCCTGCTCGACGTCGTCCCGGTCATGCCGGTGGTCGTCGTCGAGGACGTCGCCCACGCGGTCCCGCTGGCCCGCGCCCTCGTCGCCGGCGGCCTGCCCGCGATCGAGCTGACCCTGCGCACCCCCGTCGCCCTCGACGCGATCCGGGCGATCGCCGCCGAGGTGCCCGACATCCTCGTCGGGGCCGGCACCGTGCTCGCGCCGGCCCACGCCGAGGCGGCCCGCGACGCCGGCGCCACCTTCCTCGTCTCCCCCGGCGCGACGCCGACCCTGCTGGCGGCGATGGCCGGCACGGGCCTGCCCTTCCTGCCCGGCACCGCGACGGTGTCGGAGGTGATGGCCGTGCTCGAGGCCGGCCACACCGAGATGAAGTTCTTCCCCGCCGAGGCCGCCGGCGGCGCGCCGTGGCTGAAGTCGATCGCCTCCCCCGTGCCCGACGCGCGGTTCTGCCCGACCGGCGGCATCACCGCCGCCAGCGCGGCGTCGTACCTCGCGCTGCCCAACGTCGGCTGTGTCGGCGGATCCTGGCTCACCCCCGCCGACGTCGTACGACGCGGCGACTGGGCCGAGGTCGAGCGGCTCGCCCGCGAGGCGGCCGGCCTGCGAGCGGGAGCCGCGGCGGCCTGA
- the edd gene encoding phosphogluconate dehydratase, with protein sequence MTTDRMHPVVAAVTARLVERSTASRAAYLSRVRAAAGTGPAARTDLGCANLAHGFAASEPAAKTALRGRTKPNLAIVTSYNDMLSAHQPFVDYPPVLKKAAVRAGGLAQVAGGVPAMCDGITQGRAGMQLSLYSRDVIAMSTAIALSHDMFDGTLLLGVCDKIVPGLLIGALSFGHLPTVFVPAGPMPSGLPNAEKARIRQLHAEGKATREQLLEAEAASYHSAGTCTFYGTANSNQLLMEVMGLHLPGSSFVNPGTPLRDALTRAAAARAVAITRQGGEPTPIGELVDERTIVNACVALLASGGSTNHTLHLVAIARAAGIALTWEDLSDLSAVVPLLCRIYPNGQADVNHFHAAGGIAYLVHTLLGAGLLHEDVQTIVGRGLSLYTREPVLRGDDLTWEEGPKASLDHDVLRPADQPFALDGGLKVLTGPLGTAVIKTSAVAPEHRVVTAPALVFDDQADFLTAFAEGRLDGRDLVAVIRYQGPAANGMPELHKLTPALGVLQDRGHKVAIVTDGRMSGASGKVPAAIHVTPEAALGGPLSRIVDGDVVTVDALTGRLVVADEAALRSRPATGRAPEGAEFAGTGRELFAAFRATVGPADAGASVFPAFDMPSPEVPVAQHA encoded by the coding sequence ATGACCACCGACCGCATGCACCCCGTCGTCGCCGCGGTGACCGCCCGGCTCGTCGAGCGCAGCACCGCCTCGCGCGCGGCGTACCTCTCCCGGGTGCGCGCCGCCGCCGGCACCGGCCCGGCCGCGCGCACCGACCTCGGCTGCGCCAACCTCGCGCACGGCTTCGCCGCCAGCGAGCCGGCCGCCAAGACCGCCCTGCGCGGTCGCACCAAGCCCAACCTCGCGATCGTCACCAGCTACAACGACATGCTGTCGGCGCACCAGCCGTTCGTGGACTACCCGCCCGTGCTCAAGAAGGCGGCCGTGCGCGCCGGCGGGCTCGCCCAGGTCGCCGGCGGCGTCCCGGCCATGTGCGACGGGATCACCCAGGGTCGCGCCGGGATGCAGCTGTCCCTCTACAGCCGCGACGTGATCGCGATGTCCACCGCGATCGCGCTCAGCCACGACATGTTCGACGGGACGCTGCTGCTCGGCGTCTGCGACAAGATCGTGCCCGGGCTGCTCATCGGCGCGCTGTCGTTCGGCCACCTGCCCACCGTCTTCGTCCCCGCCGGGCCGATGCCCTCGGGCCTGCCCAACGCCGAGAAGGCGCGGATCCGCCAGCTCCACGCCGAGGGCAAGGCCACCCGCGAGCAGCTGCTCGAGGCCGAGGCCGCGTCCTACCACTCGGCCGGCACCTGCACGTTCTACGGCACCGCCAACTCCAACCAGCTCCTGATGGAGGTGATGGGCCTGCACCTGCCCGGCTCCTCCTTCGTCAACCCCGGTACGCCGCTGCGCGACGCGCTCACCCGAGCGGCTGCGGCCCGGGCGGTGGCCATCACCCGCCAGGGCGGCGAGCCGACACCGATCGGCGAGCTGGTCGACGAGCGCACGATCGTCAACGCCTGCGTCGCCCTGCTCGCCAGCGGCGGCTCGACCAACCACACCCTCCACCTCGTCGCCATCGCCCGCGCCGCGGGGATCGCGCTGACGTGGGAGGACCTGTCGGACCTCTCGGCCGTCGTGCCGCTGCTGTGCCGGATCTACCCCAACGGCCAGGCGGACGTGAACCACTTCCACGCCGCCGGCGGCATCGCCTACCTCGTGCACACCCTCCTCGGGGCCGGCCTGCTGCACGAGGACGTCCAGACGATCGTCGGCCGCGGGCTGTCGCTCTACACCCGCGAGCCGGTGCTGCGCGGCGACGACCTCACGTGGGAGGAGGGCCCCAAGGCCAGCCTCGACCACGACGTGCTGCGGCCGGCCGACCAGCCCTTCGCCCTCGACGGCGGCCTCAAGGTGCTGACCGGCCCGCTCGGCACGGCCGTCATCAAGACGTCCGCCGTCGCTCCCGAGCACCGGGTGGTGACCGCGCCGGCGCTGGTCTTCGACGACCAGGCCGACTTCCTCACCGCCTTCGCCGAGGGGCGGCTCGACGGCCGCGACCTCGTCGCCGTCATCCGCTACCAGGGACCGGCGGCCAACGGGATGCCCGAGCTGCACAAGCTCACCCCCGCGCTCGGGGTGCTGCAGGACCGCGGGCACAAGGTCGCCATCGTCACCGACGGCCGCATGTCCGGCGCCTCCGGCAAGGTCCCCGCCGCTATCCACGTCACCCCGGAGGCCGCGCTCGGTGGTCCGCTGTCGCGGATCGTCGACGGCGACGTCGTCACCGTCGACGCGCTCACCGGCCGCCTGGTCGTCGCCGACGAGGCCGCGCTGCGCAGCCGCCCGGCGACCGGTCGCGCGCCCGAGGGCGCCGAGTTCGCCGGCACCGGCCGCGAGCTCTTCGCCGCCTTCCGCGCCACCGTCGGTCCCGCCGACGCCGGCGCCAGCGTCTTCCCCGCGTTCGACATGCCGTCCCCGGAGGTGCCCGTTGCCCAGCACGCCTGA
- the zwf gene encoding glucose-6-phosphate dehydrogenase produces MTLPTTELATELPDCDFVVFGGTGDLALRKLLPALYHREREHQLPRDFRIIGASRSDHDDAAYRALAREALGRHVDPADLEPAAVDRMLDRLHHLTVDASDPDGWHHLHGMLKERDRGVVRAFYLAVAPALFGPICERLDEIGVVEPTSRVVMEKPVGTDLASAQRINDAVGRVFEEHQVFRIDHYLGKESVQNLLVTRFANTFLEPLWNSRWVDHVQITVAETLGVGDRGAYYDTSGALRDMVQNHLLQLLCLVAMEPPTYVGRETVRDEKLKVLQALKPMGPADVDRDTVRGAYGQGVVDGRVVASYAEDLGHTGSSTETFVAMRAEVQNWRWAGVPFYLRTGKRMGRRLSEIVVVFKEPPHAMFPHSEGAVLGNRLHIQLQPEEGMRLHMTAKEPGPGGIRLHPVSLDLSYATAFSERSPDAYERLLMDVIKGNPTLFMRRDEVEAAWAWVEPILCRWRADGHHPKRYPAGTSGPTAAAMLLERDGRTWQEIE; encoded by the coding sequence GTGACCTTGCCCACGACCGAGCTCGCCACCGAGCTCCCGGACTGCGACTTCGTCGTCTTCGGCGGCACCGGAGACCTCGCGCTGCGCAAGCTGCTGCCGGCGCTCTACCACCGCGAGCGCGAGCACCAGCTGCCCCGCGACTTCCGCATCATCGGCGCCTCCCGCAGCGACCACGACGACGCGGCCTACCGCGCCCTGGCCCGCGAGGCGCTCGGTCGCCACGTCGACCCGGCCGACCTCGAGCCGGCCGCCGTCGACCGGATGCTCGACCGGCTCCACCACCTGACGGTCGACGCGAGCGACCCCGACGGGTGGCACCACCTGCACGGGATGCTCAAGGAGCGCGACCGAGGCGTGGTCCGGGCCTTCTACCTCGCCGTCGCGCCCGCGCTGTTCGGGCCCATCTGCGAGCGGCTCGACGAGATCGGCGTGGTCGAGCCGACCTCGCGCGTCGTCATGGAGAAGCCGGTCGGGACCGACCTCGCCTCGGCGCAGCGGATCAACGACGCCGTGGGCCGGGTCTTCGAGGAGCACCAGGTCTTCCGGATCGACCACTACCTCGGCAAGGAGAGCGTCCAGAACCTCCTCGTCACCCGGTTCGCCAACACGTTCCTCGAGCCGCTGTGGAACTCCCGCTGGGTCGACCACGTGCAGATCACCGTTGCCGAGACCCTTGGCGTCGGCGACCGCGGCGCCTACTACGACACCTCGGGCGCGCTGCGCGACATGGTGCAGAACCACCTCCTGCAGCTGCTCTGCCTCGTCGCCATGGAGCCGCCGACGTACGTCGGTCGCGAGACGGTCCGTGACGAGAAGCTCAAGGTGCTGCAGGCGCTCAAGCCGATGGGGCCCGCCGACGTCGACCGCGACACCGTCCGCGGGGCGTACGGCCAGGGCGTCGTCGACGGCCGCGTGGTGGCGTCCTACGCCGAGGACCTCGGGCACACCGGCTCGAGCACCGAGACCTTCGTCGCGATGCGCGCCGAGGTGCAGAACTGGCGCTGGGCCGGGGTGCCGTTCTACCTCCGCACCGGCAAACGGATGGGCCGGCGGCTGTCGGAGATCGTCGTGGTCTTCAAGGAGCCGCCGCACGCGATGTTCCCGCACTCCGAGGGCGCGGTGCTGGGCAACCGGCTGCACATCCAGCTCCAACCGGAGGAGGGCATGCGGCTGCACATGACCGCCAAGGAGCCCGGCCCCGGCGGCATCCGGCTGCACCCGGTCTCGCTCGACCTCAGCTATGCGACCGCCTTCTCGGAGCGGTCGCCCGACGCCTACGAGCGGCTGCTCATGGACGTCATCAAGGGCAACCCGACCCTCTTCATGCGGCGCGACGAGGTCGAGGCCGCCTGGGCCTGGGTCGAGCCGATCCTGTGCCGCTGGAGGGCCGACGGCCACCACCCCAAGCGCTACCCCGCCGGCACGTCCGGCCCGACCGCCGCGGCCATGCTCCTCGAGCGTGACGGCCGCACCTGGCAGGAGATCGAATGA
- a CDS encoding ROK family protein, whose amino-acid sequence MNETAGDLLELVRTGRASTRSELRRLTGMSRTAVVSRVNALADAGLLLLGEELASTGGRPPGSLVFNVDAGVVLSVAIGRSRTQLASFDLAGTELATASVEHEVGAGPDAVLAPVAARLGDLLPDDRSVLGVGISLPGAIDPERAVSLASPVMAGWDGVDLAPYVADVTDAPLLVGNDADVLALSERLGHGTTYADMLVLKASTGLGLGIVAGGEVVSGHLGGAGDLGHVKVGAGAGRSCRCGAEGCLETVAGGWALVARRAGSGRDVHHVRELTALAIAGEAEARAMLRESGRLVGEVLATAITLLNPQAVVVGGDMSAAFDVYAAGLRESVYAASTVLATRDLQVLPSTYGDRAGLVGCAVMALDHVLAPRSVDARLAELARAGPSAAPSAW is encoded by the coding sequence ATGAACGAGACCGCAGGGGACCTGCTCGAGCTGGTGCGCACCGGCCGGGCCAGCACCCGCTCCGAGCTGCGCCGGCTGACCGGCATGTCCCGCACCGCGGTCGTCTCCCGCGTCAACGCCCTCGCCGACGCGGGACTGCTGCTGCTCGGCGAGGAGCTGGCCAGCACCGGCGGTCGGCCGCCCGGCAGCCTCGTCTTCAACGTCGACGCCGGCGTCGTCCTCTCGGTCGCCATCGGCCGCTCGCGCACGCAGCTGGCGAGCTTCGACCTCGCCGGCACCGAGCTCGCGACCGCGTCCGTCGAGCACGAGGTCGGCGCCGGCCCCGACGCGGTCCTCGCGCCGGTCGCCGCCCGGCTCGGCGACCTGCTCCCCGACGACCGTTCGGTGCTCGGCGTGGGCATCAGCCTCCCCGGCGCCATCGATCCCGAGCGCGCGGTGAGCCTCGCCTCCCCGGTGATGGCGGGCTGGGACGGCGTCGACCTCGCGCCCTACGTCGCCGACGTCACCGACGCCCCGCTCCTCGTCGGCAACGACGCCGACGTGCTGGCCCTCTCCGAGCGGCTCGGGCACGGCACGACGTACGCCGACATGCTGGTGCTCAAGGCCTCCACCGGCCTCGGCCTGGGGATCGTCGCCGGCGGCGAGGTGGTCAGCGGCCACCTCGGCGGCGCCGGGGACCTCGGGCACGTCAAGGTCGGGGCGGGTGCCGGTCGGTCGTGCCGGTGCGGCGCCGAGGGGTGCCTCGAGACGGTGGCGGGCGGCTGGGCGCTGGTGGCGCGGCGCGCCGGCTCGGGCCGCGACGTCCACCACGTCCGCGAGCTGACCGCGCTCGCGATCGCCGGCGAGGCCGAGGCCCGCGCGATGCTGCGCGAGAGCGGCCGGCTGGTCGGCGAGGTGCTCGCCACGGCGATCACCCTGCTCAACCCGCAGGCGGTCGTCGTGGGCGGCGACATGTCCGCCGCCTTCGACGTCTACGCCGCCGGCCTGCGCGAGAGCGTCTACGCCGCGTCCACCGTCCTGGCCACCCGCGACCTGCAGGTGCTGCCGTCGACGTACGGCGACCGCGCCGGCCTCGTCGGGTGCGCCGTCATGGCGCTCGACCACGTCCTGGCTCCCAGGTCCGTCGACGCCCGGCTCGCCGAGCTCGCACGCGCGGGTCCGAGCGCGGCCCCGAGCGCGTGGTGA
- a CDS encoding LacI family DNA-binding transcriptional regulator: MGEQRARRNGPRRSPSMAEVAERAGVSHQTVSRVLNDASLVKEETRLRVQSAIEELGYRRNFAARVLATNRSGRIGMVTAHLALHGPSMIALGVQEAGHREGYDVSLVGLSEFSLEALQSAVDRLYDQAVEAIVVAVAHREAAEMTRSLQLTIPLVTVQGVTAGAPLTAGIDQAAGAELAVGHLLDLGHRKIAHLSGPLDWVEADQRRAGWRRAHERRGLLPGPELDGDWSADSGHAAGLMVADDPDVTAVFAGNDSMALGLLHALHERGRRVPDDISVVGFDDVPESAFYWPALTTVSQDFSELGRRALDLALAAVRGDEQATAEPIEPTLTVRASSAPPSRTS; the protein is encoded by the coding sequence ATGGGGGAGCAGCGCGCGCGGAGGAACGGCCCACGCCGGTCCCCCAGCATGGCGGAGGTGGCCGAGCGGGCGGGGGTGTCCCACCAGACGGTGTCGCGCGTGCTCAACGACGCCTCGCTCGTCAAGGAGGAGACCCGGTTGCGGGTCCAGTCGGCGATCGAGGAGCTCGGCTACCGCCGCAACTTCGCCGCCCGGGTCCTGGCCACGAACCGCTCGGGCCGGATCGGGATGGTCACCGCCCACCTCGCCCTGCACGGCCCGAGCATGATCGCGCTCGGCGTGCAGGAGGCCGGCCACCGCGAGGGCTACGACGTCTCGCTCGTGGGGCTGTCGGAGTTCTCCCTCGAGGCGCTGCAGAGCGCCGTCGACCGGCTCTACGACCAGGCCGTCGAGGCCATCGTGGTCGCCGTCGCCCACCGCGAGGCGGCCGAGATGACGCGCTCCCTGCAGCTCACGATCCCCCTGGTGACGGTGCAGGGCGTCACCGCGGGCGCCCCGCTCACTGCCGGCATCGACCAGGCGGCGGGCGCCGAGCTCGCGGTCGGCCACCTGCTCGACCTCGGCCACCGCAAGATCGCCCACCTCAGCGGCCCCCTCGACTGGGTCGAGGCCGACCAGCGGCGCGCCGGCTGGCGGCGCGCGCACGAGCGGCGCGGCCTGCTCCCCGGTCCCGAGCTCGACGGCGACTGGTCGGCCGACAGCGGCCACGCCGCGGGGCTGATGGTCGCCGACGACCCCGACGTCACCGCGGTCTTCGCCGGCAACGACTCTATGGCGCTCGGGCTGCTGCATGCCCTCCACGAGCGCGGGCGCCGGGTGCCCGACGACATCAGCGTCGTCGGCTTCGACGACGTCCCCGAGTCGGCGTTCTACTGGCCCGCCCTCACCACGGTCTCCCAGGACTTCTCCGAGCTCGGCCGCCGCGCCCTGGACCTCGCCCTCGCCGCCGTACGCGGCGATGAGCAGGCCACCGCCGAGCCGATCGAGCCGACGCTCACGGTGCGGGCCTCCTCTGCCCCGCCCTCGCGGACGTCCTGA
- a CDS encoding ABC transporter substrate-binding protein, translated as MSTFALTSCGSSSDADSGSDSGGGDGTITMGFAQVGAESGWRTANTKSIQETAEAEGIDLKFTDAQGKQENQIQAIRSYIQQKVDVIAFSPVVETGFDAVLQEAKAAGIPVILTDRAVDVDDPSLYETFLGSDFVLEGEKAGQWLVENAADSDVDGDGTVNVVQLEGTTGAAPAIDRAEGFASEIAADDTIEVTASQTGDFTRDGGKQVMESFLQSDDSIDVVFAHNDDMGLGAIEAIEAAGLEPGKDIKIITIDAVKDGMQALADGKINYIVECNPLLGPQLMDLAQKVLDGEEVPERVVTEEAAFTQEQAKEALPDRQY; from the coding sequence TTGAGCACCTTCGCTCTCACCAGCTGCGGGAGCAGCTCCGACGCGGACAGCGGGTCGGACAGCGGCGGTGGCGACGGGACCATCACGATGGGCTTCGCGCAGGTCGGCGCCGAGAGCGGTTGGCGCACGGCGAACACGAAGTCCATCCAGGAGACGGCGGAGGCCGAGGGCATCGACCTGAAGTTCACCGACGCCCAGGGCAAGCAGGAGAACCAGATCCAGGCGATCCGGTCCTACATCCAGCAGAAGGTCGACGTCATCGCCTTCAGCCCCGTCGTGGAGACCGGTTTCGACGCCGTCCTCCAGGAGGCCAAGGCGGCCGGGATCCCCGTGATCCTCACCGACCGCGCGGTCGACGTCGACGACCCGTCGCTCTACGAGACCTTCCTCGGCTCCGACTTCGTCCTCGAGGGCGAGAAGGCCGGCCAGTGGCTGGTGGAGAACGCCGCGGACTCCGACGTCGACGGTGACGGCACGGTCAACGTCGTCCAGCTGGAAGGTACGACCGGCGCCGCGCCGGCGATCGACCGCGCCGAGGGCTTCGCGTCCGAGATCGCCGCCGACGACACGATCGAGGTGACCGCGTCGCAGACCGGTGACTTCACGCGTGACGGCGGCAAGCAGGTCATGGAGTCGTTCCTGCAGTCCGACGACAGCATCGACGTCGTCTTCGCGCACAACGACGACATGGGCCTCGGCGCGATCGAGGCGATCGAGGCCGCCGGTCTCGAGCCCGGCAAGGACATCAAGATCATCACGATCGACGCGGTCAAGGACGGCATGCAGGCCCTCGCCGACGGCAAGATCAACTACATCGTCGAGTGCAACCCGCTGCTCGGGCCCCAGCTGATGGACCTCGCCCAGAAGGTCCTCGACGGCGAGGAGGTCCCCGAGCGGGTCGTCACCGAGGAGGCCGCCTTCACCCAGGAGCAGGCCAAGGAGGCCCTGCCCGACCGGCAGTACTGA
- a CDS encoding sugar ABC transporter ATP-binding protein, translating into MTQMKSQPEVAAALPGNDRQPVIEMRDISITFGAVHALDKVSLRLFPGEVHALMGENGAGKSTLIKALTGVYTIDAGEVLVEGEEHAFHSPAAAQAAGISTVYQEVNLVPNLTVAENMLLGREPRRLGSINVREMNRRARRTLLHLGIDVDPRTVLDEHPIAVQQLVAIARAVDVEAKVLILDEPTSSLDADEVEKLFTVMRRLRAEGVAIVFVSHFLDQIYEIADRMTILRNGRLVEERMVADTPQLELVRLMIGRELETLERLDRESPNTDAETGTPLLKAVGLARKNTLEATDLELFEGEVVGIAGLLGSGRTELARLLFGADTADTGELTFRSQRRRLRSPRHAIDRKIAFSSEDRKAEGVVGDLTVADNMLLALQASRGWLRPIPLSTRTRLVKEYIEALDIRPADPTALMRNLSGGNQQKVLLARWLITQPEILILDEPTRGIDIGAKAQIQAKVAELSAQGLSVVFISAELEEVLRLSDRLVVMRDRRKIDERTNHDVSVRDVLEIIAGEARTQEESRA; encoded by the coding sequence ATGACGCAGATGAAGTCGCAGCCGGAGGTCGCCGCCGCCCTGCCAGGTAACGACCGGCAGCCGGTGATCGAGATGCGCGACATCTCCATCACCTTCGGCGCCGTCCACGCCCTCGACAAGGTGTCCCTCCGGCTGTTCCCCGGGGAGGTCCACGCGCTGATGGGCGAGAACGGCGCGGGCAAGTCCACGCTGATCAAGGCCCTCACCGGCGTCTACACGATCGACGCGGGCGAGGTGCTGGTCGAGGGCGAGGAGCACGCGTTCCACTCGCCCGCCGCGGCGCAGGCCGCCGGCATCAGCACCGTCTACCAGGAGGTCAACCTGGTCCCGAACCTGACGGTCGCGGAGAACATGCTGCTCGGCCGCGAGCCGCGGCGCCTCGGCTCCATCAACGTCCGGGAGATGAACCGCCGCGCCCGGCGCACGCTGCTGCACCTCGGCATCGACGTGGACCCCCGCACGGTCCTCGACGAGCACCCGATCGCCGTCCAGCAGCTCGTCGCCATCGCGCGCGCCGTCGACGTGGAGGCCAAGGTCCTCATCCTCGACGAGCCCACCTCCAGCCTCGACGCCGACGAGGTCGAGAAGCTCTTCACCGTCATGCGCCGGCTCCGCGCGGAGGGCGTCGCGATCGTCTTCGTGTCGCACTTCCTCGACCAGATCTACGAGATCGCCGACCGCATGACGATCCTGCGCAACGGCCGCCTCGTCGAGGAGCGCATGGTCGCCGACACCCCGCAGCTCGAGCTCGTACGCCTGATGATCGGCCGCGAGCTCGAGACGCTCGAGCGGCTCGACCGCGAGTCGCCCAACACCGACGCCGAAACCGGTACGCCGCTGCTGAAGGCCGTCGGCCTCGCTCGCAAGAACACGTTGGAGGCCACCGACCTGGAGCTCTTCGAGGGCGAGGTCGTCGGCATCGCCGGCCTCCTCGGCTCCGGGCGCACCGAGCTCGCCCGCCTGCTCTTCGGCGCCGACACCGCCGACACCGGCGAGCTGACCTTCCGGTCCCAGCGTCGCCGGCTGCGCAGCCCGCGCCACGCCATCGACCGCAAGATCGCCTTCTCCAGCGAGGACCGCAAGGCCGAGGGCGTCGTCGGCGACCTCACCGTCGCCGACAACATGCTCCTCGCCCTGCAGGCCTCGCGCGGCTGGCTCCGCCCGATCCCGCTGTCGACGCGCACCCGGCTGGTCAAGGAGTACATCGAGGCGCTCGACATCCGCCCCGCCGACCCGACCGCCCTGATGCGCAACCTCTCGGGCGGCAACCAGCAGAAGGTGCTGCTCGCCCGCTGGCTCATCACCCAGCCCGAGATCCTCATCCTCGACGAGCCCACCCGCGGCATCGACATCGGCGCCAAGGCGCAGATCCAGGCCAAGGTCGCCGAGCTCTCCGCGCAGGGGCTGTCGGTGGTGTTCATCTCCGCCGAGCTGGAGGAGGTCCTCCGGCTCAGCGACCGGCTGGTCGTGATGCGCGACCGCCGCAAGATCGACGAGCGGACCAACCACGACGTCAGCGTCCGCGACGTCCTCGAGATCATCGCGGGCGAGGCCCGCACGCAGGAGGAGTCCCGTGCCTGA
- a CDS encoding ABC transporter permease, producing MPESPTLAQRVLRHQLLWPVLALAVLLLVNVAVNTSFLDIRMQDGHLYGNVVDILRNSAPVMLVALGMTLVIATRGIDLSVGAIAAIAAAVACTRIINAGDEAALSTAVMAMTYAVVVCIVLGAWNGFLVSVLGIQPIIATLILMVAGRGISMAITDGQITTVNNPWFSDLASGFVLTLPLAFLVAVGMLLFTAALTRRTALGMLIESVGINPEASRLAGVRARTIIWTVYAFSGLCAGMAGLVIAANTNSVNANSLGLWIELDAILAVVIGGTSLMGGRFSLAGTFIGAIFIATLTRTIPNIGIPSEVNYLFKAVVVIAVCLLQSPKARGLLRVRRPGGPTPGAPTPVLAKAGSAA from the coding sequence GTGCCTGAGTCCCCGACCCTCGCCCAGCGCGTGCTGCGGCACCAGCTGCTCTGGCCGGTCCTGGCCCTGGCGGTCCTGCTGCTCGTCAACGTCGCGGTCAACACCTCGTTCCTCGACATCCGGATGCAGGACGGCCACCTCTACGGCAACGTCGTCGACATCCTGCGCAACAGCGCGCCGGTGATGCTGGTCGCGCTCGGCATGACCCTGGTCATCGCCACCCGCGGCATCGACCTCTCGGTCGGCGCGATCGCCGCCATCGCCGCGGCCGTCGCCTGCACCCGCATCATCAACGCCGGCGACGAGGCCGCGCTGAGCACCGCCGTGATGGCGATGACCTACGCCGTCGTCGTCTGCATCGTGCTCGGCGCGTGGAACGGGTTCCTGGTCTCGGTGCTCGGCATCCAGCCGATCATCGCGACGCTGATCCTCATGGTCGCCGGCCGAGGCATCTCGATGGCGATCACCGACGGGCAGATCACCACCGTCAACAACCCGTGGTTCAGCGACCTCGCCTCCGGCTTCGTGCTGACGCTGCCGCTCGCGTTCCTCGTCGCGGTCGGCATGCTGCTGTTCACCGCGGCGCTGACCCGCCGTACGGCGCTGGGCATGCTGATCGAGTCGGTCGGCATCAACCCCGAGGCGAGCCGGCTCGCCGGCGTCCGGGCCCGCACGATCATCTGGACCGTCTACGCCTTCTCCGGCCTCTGCGCCGGGATGGCCGGCCTGGTGATCGCCGCCAACACCAACTCGGTCAACGCCAACAGCCTCGGCCTGTGGATCGAGCTCGACGCCATCCTCGCCGTCGTCATCGGCGGCACGTCGCTGATGGGTGGCCGCTTCTCACTGGCCGGCACGTTCATCGGCGCGATCTTCATCGCGACGCTGACCCGCACCATCCCCAACATCGGGATCCCGTCGGAGGTCAACTACCTCTTCAAGGCGGTCGTCGTCATCGCCGTGTGCCTCCTCCAGTCGCCCAAGGCGCGCGGCCTCCTGCGCGTACGCCGACCGGGCGGCCCGACCCCGGGTGCCCCGACCCCCGTCCTCGCGAAGGCAGGTTCCGCAGCATGA